From the genome of Deinococcus sp. JMULE3, one region includes:
- a CDS encoding YdcF family protein, producing the protein MRARGATLSIIPLAVTALLLTGFLTAPPLQLPNSAPNPTLIVLGAAQYDGRPSPAFQRRLDHALSLYRQGHVQRVVVTGGRQPGDRFTEGQVGTTYLHARGVPSGALIAEERSRTTVQNLENARAQLPGGTPVTLVTDAAHAPRALALARAMNMNANVSASPLSPHTSRQYVLREKFALLGYALLGIRL; encoded by the coding sequence ATGCGAGCCCGGGGCGCCACGCTCTCCATCATTCCCCTCGCGGTCACCGCCCTCCTCCTGACGGGCTTCCTGACCGCGCCCCCCCTTCAACTCCCCAACTCCGCACCCAACCCCACCCTGATCGTCCTCGGCGCCGCGCAGTACGACGGACGACCCAGCCCCGCCTTCCAGCGCCGCCTCGACCACGCCCTCAGCCTCTACCGCCAGGGCCACGTCCAGCGCGTCGTCGTCACCGGCGGCCGCCAGCCCGGCGACCGCTTCACCGAAGGGCAGGTCGGTACCACCTACCTGCACGCCCGCGGCGTCCCCAGCGGCGCCCTGATCGCCGAGGAACGCAGCCGCACCACCGTCCAGAACCTCGAGAACGCCCGCGCCCAGCTGCCCGGCGGCACCCCCGTCACCCTCGTCACCGACGCCGCCCACGCCCCCCGCGCCCTCGCCCTGGCCCGCGCCATGAACATGAACGCCAACGTCAGCGCCAGCCCCCTGAGCCCCCACACCAGCCGCCAGTACGTCCTGCGCGAAAAATTCGCCCTACTGGGCTACGCGCTGCTGGGTATCCGGCTGTAG